One Megalopta genalis isolate 19385.01 chromosome 5, iyMegGena1_principal, whole genome shotgun sequence DNA window includes the following coding sequences:
- the LOC143259457 gene encoding uncharacterized protein LOC143259457, translated as MEINGQENGPSGSGSIPSSSYASVIQTCFPTKEQAIVLDALEDISVKEYIVAIGRIINPGNIRFASRIADNKICVYLSSKSVADKIVTEKLNVEVRGRPLSIRPLTAKAKHIVLSNVCPVIPHLEIESAFKKIGIRLLSPISFIKAGFTESGFTRILSFRRQVHIHPDDENKLPGHLRVNFENTGYWISVSANKQKCSLCKNEGHTAEQCRKLSNDRSNSNDSSLSRVDQTVSENRSPDTLDARADHSQATLRNASTTEASKPVKRPLVESASTESTRADSEVVTPSRAEVVAKASPTKPTPDSDGPESAQTTGTEETMTPSKKKLRKINDKKWVVLCNQ; from the coding sequence ATGGAGATAAACGGTCAAGAAAATGGCCCGAGTGGCAGTGGCTCGATTCCGTCCTCGAGTTACGCGAGCGTGATACAGACGTGTTTCCCAACGAAAGAGCAAGCGATAGTGCTGGATGCCCTGGAAGATATCTCCGTGAAAGAGTACATCGTTGCGATCGGCAGGATCATCAATCCCGGGAACATCAGATTCGCCTCCAGGATTGCCGACAACAAGATCTGCGTCTATTTGTCGTCCAAATCCGTCGCGGACAAGATCGTGACGGAGAAGCTGAACGTCGAAGTCCGTGGACGTCCGCTGTCGATCAGACCATTGACGgcgaaagcgaaacacatagttctgTCGAACGTGTGCCCGGTTATACCGCACTTGGAGATAGAATCTGCTTTTAAGAAGATTGGAATCCGATTGTTGTCGCCGATCTCCTTCATCAAGGCTGGTTTCACCGAATCCGGCTTCACTCGGATACTCAGCTTCAGAAGACAGGTGCACATCCATCCGGACGACGAGAACAAGCTGCCCGGGCACCTTCGGGTGAACTTCGAGAACACCGGATACTGGATCTCCGTCTCCGCGAACAAGCAGAAGTGTTCTCTGTGCAAAAACGAGGGCCACACGGCGGAACAATGTCGCAAGCTTTCCAACGACAGAAGCAACTCGAACGATTCCTCTCTGTCTCGAGTGGATCAAACCGTATCGGAGAACCGTTCTCCCGATACTTTGGACGCTCGCGCGGACCACTCGCAAGCTACTCTTCGTAACGCGAGCACGACCGAAGCGAGTAAACCCGTCAAGAGACCTCTTGTCGAAAGCGCGTCGACGGAATCGACTCGCGCCGATTCGGAGGTCGTAACCCCTTCGCGAGCCGAGGTCGTTGCCAAAGCGTCGCCTACCAAGCCGACTCCCGATTCCGATGGACCGGAATCCGCGCAAACCACTGGAACGGAGGAAACAATGACGCCGAGCAAAAAGAAACTACGGAAGATAAACGACAAGAAATGGGTCGTGCTCTGCAACCAATAA